One Schistocerca gregaria isolate iqSchGreg1 unplaced genomic scaffold, iqSchGreg1.2 ptg000569l, whole genome shotgun sequence genomic window, ATTTGATCATGAAAAATCCTAATTTTTTCTATATTTAGGGCCACAAAGACTGGACGTTTGACTGTTGTTGGCTCAGCGAGAATGACATCGTATCTGTATCTAGGGACAAAGGTCTATGCATGTGGAACACCTCGAACATTTCGGCCGATTCTCCATCTCTCTCGATTTTAACTCCAAGCCATTCTATTAAAGCTCATAGTCGAAAAGTCCGTAAAGTCAAAACTAATCTTACGAGGTGCAAACTGGCCACTCTGAGCGCCGATGCAACTATGAAAATTTGGGATGCACCTAGACTTCATTGTCTGTCAACATCATTTCTACCAGAAACTCAAGAACTAGTTTGTCTAGAATGGAATTTTGAAACCAACTGCATTTTGATCGGCTCTCAATCAGGCATTCAAATGATAGATCCGTCGAGCAACAAATTGGTATTAAATCTGAATTCGATGGGGAGTGACTGGGGAATACGTTCACTCTCATCAAATCAAAACCGCGTAACAATAGGAACAGGAATAGGAAAACTTTACTTTTATGATCTCCGAAAAATGTGCTTTGAAAAAACAAGGGAGCAGCAGCCTACACCACTATTTCTCCAAGGGACAAAAGCGTATTTGAAACGAGATATGTTTTATGAAAGATACTTTTCTGGATTTGACATCCCACAAGCCATATATACACACGAATACAGCCCTTCTGGTACTCGGCTGTTCACGGCAGGCGGACCTCTAATTTTCGGATTGACTGGCGCGTATGCTGCACTATGGTAGTCAATAATTCCATCGTTTAAAGATTGTAGTATAACAAACAAATTAACCGCTTTGATATGAAGACTTTACATTTTTATGCGAGGTTTTTCTAATTTATCGTTATATTTCTGAACCCTTTCCAAATAGCTAAATAAGGATTCTGTCCTCGCAGGAGGAACAATCTGCGTTTCTTCTAAGAAAGATCTGAACTGGCTCAACATTTCATCGAATAAATCCGGGCTTAAAGAGATGACCGAATGAATGGCGTTGTAATCTACATCCGGGGGTAAATTTTtcacttgtttatatttttttttcaattcgtAACACGTCTTTTCGTTAAGACAATTCTTCTTGAGACAGAACTCATAGCCAGCCCATTCATAGATAGACCAAATAGAATTTCGAGAGGGCGGTTTGAATGAAAATTTTTGCGTTTTCGAATTGAATTCGTCCCCAGAATAAAATGCAATAGGAGAACTACAAGGATTTACAGGTTTCCTCAGTGGCGTTAAGTTCTGGCAAACTGGGCTATTCTGTATCTCTGAAAAAAAGTTAGCAACGTTATGTAAGAGACTAGATAGTGAAAGAGGGCCATACGCTTGTAACCAACTGACATTGATAAGTATAATAATTAAAAacgatacaaaaatattttaacggAAAAAACTAATACAGATTTGAAACTTTTCTGTTCATTCAATCCCATTGTTCAGTCGCTGTGACAAAAATATGACTTTTGTTGTATCATTGTATTTAGCCCTCCTACACGTCTTCGTATAAATAGATAAATTTTACTGACTATTGAAAAATGAATTACAACatacaaaaagtaatacaaaagttTGAGGTATGTCTGCCAAACGACCTCACTTAGCTCGGTGCTTGTGTCATTCAAAAAGTTCAATACGATACAATATACGTGTAATAAAAGATAAAGCAAATTACATTATTTCGGTCAACACCAAATAAATAGAGCGCCAGAAAGGGCTAGTTTTAACTAGCTGAAGATAGCTCCAAAAATTTCGCGTTTCTTTGCATATCACCGTCACCTCTTTACTACTTATTTTTTGTCATACTTTTGTCAGGCCTTCGAATTGAGTAAAATTCACTTTTTGCACACGCTTCACGCTTAAAGTGGAGTCTTGAATTGGCCCTATGAGATAAAACGGGCGATTGCCTAGTCTTTCATTGTTCAAAAAGTAGTGTACCAAGGCAAACAAAGAGGCTGTAGTCTTAAACCAATAAACTTGGTGTGGTGAGAAACCTGGTCTTAGGGTTCAGGCCATTTGACACTTTTGATTTGATTGAAGGATGCATTTACATAATGTAAAGTTGAAGTGGACAAATTGCCGCACATAGAATATTCATTAACAGATGAAGGTGCTGCATGCAATGCTATTGGATGAAATAGTTTGATTCGAAGGCGGCCGAGACGGTGGGTAGCTGGCATTGTTCATAATAGGTCGAAATGGGTCCGATGCGGGCGTATGTACACTTGTATATTTTATTTACTATAAGGCGGTGTTTCTGAAGGGGGCCAACATACAGAGCTCTCTTGCCATATTTTAGGCTATGAAAAATATCGTACACGCATTTATAAAAGCAATTTTGTGTTCAGGTGGGCAGACCTAATTTTTGTTATAGTTTATTTTATCATGTCTTTCTTGATTAGTTAAAGGACTCCTATAGACATGCTAGCACGTTCTAGGAGGGTTGTCATCGAGGACGTTTGGCGTTTTGCTGTGAATCGCGGTTCGAAATCCCGCATTTTTTCCTGTGCATTTGGCACTACGGCAGTACGTCTTTCGTGTGTCTGGTTCGTTGGTATTGAGTTGGCATGGTGGATCTCGCATGAATGGAAAACGCATATTTTTGAGGCGAAAGTTTCTCACACTTGCGCAGCAGTCGTTTGAATGTATTTGCTCGTGGTAAAAAGATTTGGACTGACATCTTTTCACAGCCCGAGATTATGAATAGCGAGGCGTTTGAGGGGGACAT contains:
- the LOC126315351 gene encoding DDB1- and CUL4-associated factor 12-like; translation: MNNSMPINLKSGTSKLEFNMYTSLMHAMAVGEFHGSLKKSRIGRRYKKIQDEVVRSILLSKIHHLKEKPIPENMLSSLDKIFTSHWIDEDTIITGGKDNKLIIWDLSEPLITSREIKLPSGISEMPLDNCGIHSITASPMNNYLATGAQNPSELAIFSIPDMKPRALLTGHKDWTFDCCWLSENDIVSVSRDKGLCMWNTSNISADSPSLSILTPSHSIKAHSRKVRKVKTNLTRCKLATLSADATMKIWDAPRLHCLSTSFLPETQELVCLEWNFETNCILIGSQSGIQMIDPSSNKLVLNLNSMGSDWGIRSLSSNQNRVTIGTGIGKLYFYDLRKMCFEKTREQQPTPLFLQGTKAYLKRDMFYERYFSGFDIPQAIYTHEYSPSGTRLFTAGGPLIFGLTGAYAALW